One window of the Cryptomeria japonica chromosome 7, Sugi_1.0, whole genome shotgun sequence genome contains the following:
- the LOC131037975 gene encoding subtilisin-like protease SBT1.5: protein MGGSMSLGALATLLLFFLSTKASEENSRKPYIVHMLKSMKPQYFSLHEHWYHSILTHATSNASTSNPSLLLYTYEVVLHGFAAKLTSAEAAALESVDGCLAVTPSSLNKLHTTHSPQFLGLTDDRGMWSQQLSRGEDVIVGMVDTGIWPESESFNDKELGPVPSRWKGECESGEQFNSSMCNRKLIGARFNFSVGYKSHVGEDFISARDGDGHGTHTASIAAGSAVRGASFNGFGKGTAMGMAPASRLAVYKACWGLEGSCDESDVAAAMEKAIQDGVDVISLSIGGSFDNPFYMDHEALAAFGAIEKGVFVSASVGNDGPSYISAVNTAPWITTVGASSIDREFLSLVKLGNGEVLRGSSFYRGPGTQTVPLVYDYCSSLGLDPHLFAGKVVLCPTHENSTETARLVKEAGAAGLIFANSESDGADDLPMEEAYLAATSVSFSTGEKIKAYVNSTGAPTATINPTGVTMVGKATAPIVASFSSRGPSSLYLDVLKPDLIAPGVNILAAWNDGGFKIESGTSMACPHVSGIAALIRAAHPTWSPAAIKSALVTTASIVDNRKQPIKDAQTLQPADPFSMGAGLVNPRAAVDPGLVYDLGPQDYVNYLCGGLNNYTEKQIALLTHKWPPCPKSVSGADLNYPSFSVILKYGERVQVKRRTVTNAARMLCTKCW, encoded by the coding sequence CCATGAAACCCCAGTACTTCAGTTTGCATGAGCACTGGTATCATTCAATTCTCACCCATGCAACTTCTAATGCCTCCACATCAAATCCGAGCCTCCTGTTATATACATATGAGGTAGTCCTTCATGGCTTTGCGGCCAAGCTGACCAGTGCGGAGGCTGCAGCTTTAGAGAGCGTGGATGGCTGCCTGGCTGTGACTCCATCCTCTCTCAACAAGCTTCATACCACACACTCACCTCAGTTTCTCGGCCTCACCGATGACAGAGGAATGTGGTCGCAGCAGTTAAGTCGGGGAGAAGATGTGATAGTGGGCATGGTGGACACGGGAATATGGCCTGAGAGCGAAAGCTTCAATGACAAGGAGCTGGGACCTGTACCCTCCAGATGGAAGGGAGAATGTGAAAGCGGGGAGCAATTCAATTCCTCCATGTGCAATAGAAAACTAATCGGAGCTCGATTTAATTTTTCCGTGGGCTATAAATCGCATGTAGGCGAGGATTTCATATCAGCAAGAGATGGCGACGGCCACGGCACACATACTGCTTCTATTGCTGCGGGATCTGCTGTAAGGGGAGCGAGCTTTAATGGCTTTGGCAAAGGAACGGCTATGGGCATGGCTCCTGCTTCCAGACTGGCCGTGTATAAAGCCTGCTGGGGACTGGAAGGCAGTTGTGATGAAAGCGACGTAGCTGCTGCCATGGAAAAAGCCATCCAGGACGGCGTCGATGTCATTTCTTTGTCAATTGGTGGTTCGTTCGACAATCCGTTCTACATGGATCACGAAGCCCTGGCAGCATTCGGGGCCATAGAGAAGGGTGTATTTGTTTCCGCCTCTGTGGGTAACGATGGGCCTTCCTATATTTCTGCTGTAAACACAGCACCCTGGATAACTACCGTGGGGGCCAGCAGTATTGACAGAGAGTTTCTCTCTCTTGTCAAGCTCGGCAATGGCGAGGTGCTCAGAGGCTCGTCGTTTTACAGAGGACCCGGTACTCAAACTGTACCTCTGGTCTACGATTACTGTAGCAGTCTGGGTCTCGACCCTCACCTTTTCGCGGGCAAAGTCGTGCTGTGCCCTACCCATGAGAATTCGACCGAAACGGCAAGGCTTGTGAAGGAAGCCGGTGCAGCAGGACTGATATTTGCCAACAGTGAATCTGACGGCGCCGATGATTTACCCATGGAGGAAGCTTATCTGGCGGCTACAAGCGTGAGTTTTTCAACTGGAGAAAAAATAAAAGCCTACGTTAATAGCACGGGGGCTCCCACGGCCACCATAAACCCCACCGGGGTGACAATGGTAGGAAAGGCAACAGCTCCCATCGTGGCCTCCTTTTCTTCCAGGGGTCCAAGCTCCTTATATTTAGACGTTCTTAAGCCGGATCTAATCGCACCAGGTGTCAACATCTTGGCAGCGTGGAATGATGGCGGCTTCAAGATAGAATCAGGGACATCTATGGCGTGTCCCCACGTGAGCGGCATAGCAGCACTCATCCGCGCTGCCCATCCGACGTGGAGTCCTGCGGCAATCAAATCGGCTCTCGTGACGACGGCGTCCATTGTGGACAACAGAAAGCAGCCCATCAAAGATGCCCAAACCTTGCAACCAGCAGACCCGTTTTCCATGGGCGCAGGTCTCGTAAATCCAAGGGCTGCCGTGGATCCTGGGCTAGTGTACGATTTGGGCCCTCAAGACTATGTCAACTATCTGTGTGGTGGTCTCAACAACTACACCGAAAAGCAAATAGCCCTGCTCACCCACAAATGGCCTCCCTGCCCCAAATCTGTATCAGGTGCAGATCTTAACTACCCGTCTTTCTCTGTCATATTGAAGTATGGAGAGCGTGTTCAGGTGAAGAGGAGAACGGTTACCAACGCGGCGAGAATGCTGTGTACAAAGTGCTGGTGA